One window of the Labeo rohita strain BAU-BD-2019 chromosome 9, IGBB_LRoh.1.0, whole genome shotgun sequence genome contains the following:
- the hnrnpa3 gene encoding LOW QUALITY PROTEIN: heterogeneous nuclear ribonucleoprotein A3 (The sequence of the model RefSeq protein was modified relative to this genomic sequence to represent the inferred CDS: deleted 1 base in 1 codon) yields MEGRDSKEPEQLRKLFIGGLSFETTEDSLRAHFEQWGKLTDCVVMRDPANKRSRGFGFVTYSCVAEVDAAMAARPHKVDGRVVEPKRAVSREDSNRPGAHLTVKKIFVGGIKEDTEEYHIREYFERYGKIETIDIMEERQLGKKRGFCFVTFDDHDTVDKIVAQKYHTINSHNCEVRKALPKQEMQAVSNQRYRGGGGGNFMGRGGNFGGGNFGRGGYGGSRGGYGGDGYNGFGGNYGGGPGYGGGRGGYGGGPGYGNQGGGGFGGYDNYNDGGNFGGNFGGGGGGGSGGGGGGNYNDFGNYGGQQSNYGPMKGNNFGGRNSGPYGGGYGSGGGGGGGYGSRRY; encoded by the exons ATGGAG GGTCGTGACAGTAAGGAGCCGGAGCAGCTCAGGAAGCTGTTTATCGGTGGACTCAGTTTTGAGACCACAGAGGACAGTTTGCGTGCTCACTTTGAGCAATGGGGCAAACTCACAGACTGTGTG GTAATGAGAGATCCAGCTAACAAACGCTCACGAGGTTTCGGCTTTGTGACGTATTCCTGTGTAGCTGAGGTTGATGCTGCCATGGCAGCACGGCCACACAAAGTGGACGGTCGTGTCGTTGAGCCCAAACGAGCTGTTTCCCGAGAG GACTCTAATAGACCTGGAGCGCATCTGACAGTGAAAAAGATCTTTGTGGGTGGAATCAAGGAGGACACAGAGGAGTATCATATCAGAGAGTACTTTGAGCGCTACGGGAAAATTGAGACTATCGATATAATGGAGGAACGT CAACTGGGAAAAAAGAGAGGATTCTGCTTTGTCACCTTTGATGATCATGATACTGTGGATAAAATTGTTG CACAAAAATATCACACAATCAACTCTCATAACTGTGAAGTACGAAAAGCACTTCCAAAGCAGGAGATGCAAGCTGTTTCTAATCAGAGAT ATCGTGGTGGAGGTGGAGGCAATTTCATGGGCAGAGGAGGAAACTTTGGAGGTGGCAACTTTGGCCGAG GAGGGTATGGAGGAAGCCGAGGTGGCTACGGAGGAGATGGATACAACGGATTTG GTGGTAACTATGGTGGGGGTCCTGGCTATGGAGGTGGTCGTGGAGGATACGGTGGAGGCCCTGGATATGGAAACCAAGGTGGAGGAGGCTTTGGAGGATATGACAACTACAATGATGGAGGAAATTTTGGAG GTAACTTTGGTGGTGGCGGTGGTGGTGGAAGTGGTGGAGGAGGAGGCGGAAATTACAACGATTTTGGGAATTACGGGGGACAACAGTCCAACTACGGCCCCATGAAGGGAAATAACTTTGGAGGAAGAAACTCAGGACCTTACGGAG GTGGATATGGCTCTGGGGGCGGCGGCGGCGGAGGCTACGGCTCCAGGAGATATTAA